The Microcystis panniformis FACHB-1757 region TTCTCCTCTTAGGTTTACCCGGGATTTTTACGGCATTTATCGGGGTCTATCTGGTCAAATATAGCCCCAAACACCTCCTAGAAGCGGCTTTTGGTTGTTTTTTACTGCTCAATATCTATTTAACCAATCTCAAGCAAAATTTAAGCCAAAAAGAGCCAGTTTCTGCCATTAGATTGAATCCTAATCTAGCCTGTCTGCTAACCGGAGGAATCGCTGGATTTCTAGCCGGTATTTTCGGAATTGGCGGTGGGGCGATCATGGTGCCACTACAAATGATTTTTTTGGCAGAAAAGATCAAAATCGCCATTGTCACCAGTTTAGGTGTGGTTTTACTCAATTCGATCGCCGCCTGTTTCGCTCATGCCCAAGCCAGTTATATTCTTTATCTACAAGGGATTATTTTAGGTATCGGTGGTTCCCTAGGTGTACAAGTAACCACTCGTTTTTTACCGAAATTACCGGATCGATTGGTGCGGATTACTTTTTATATTTTTCTGCTACTGATGGCCATTTATTTCTTCATCCGCGCTTGCTCTTAGACCGCATCAACGGACTCGTTAAATCTCAACTTTCTAACCTTTCTAGTCTCTCCCTGATTGGCTTTTTCCGTGTTCATCAATAAAAAACGGAGAATACTTGACAAATTCGGGGGGGGAGAATAAAGGAGACATAATTTTAGATGCCTATTGTGGGTGTGGAACGACTCCATCAAGTGGTTATTTATCTAAGGAAAAGTGACTCCCCCAAAGTCCGACAGAATGATTATAAACAAGGGAAAACCTCTCATCAATTTGAAGTGATTAGACTCTGGGAACAACCCTCGGAACCCCTATTAAAGGCTCCCGGACTGTTTCCTTTTGCCATACTTGCTCAAGCTGAGAAACAAGAAAACTTACTGCGGCAAATTGCCCAAGAAATCGAGCAAATCAGCGATAGTCGAGAACAAAGTAATCTGGCTGCATCTACCGCAATTCTAGCCGGGTTAGTATTAGAGAAAGACATCATTCAACGATTATTGAGGAAAGACATCATGAAAGAATCAGTTATCTATCAAGAAATCTGGTCGGAAGGTTTACAAGAGGGACGACAAGAGGGACGACAAGAGGGAGAAGCTAACCTAGTTTTACGTCAATTAAATCGGCGTGTAGGGGACATTTCTCCCGAATTATTGCCCAATATTCGCAGTCTTGACCTAGAACAGTTAGAAAACTTGGGAGAAGCTTTGTTAGATTTTCAGTCACTACAGGATTTAGAACAATGGCTGGAAAATTGCCGAGCTAGTTAGTACAAGTAAACTAAATGCTGTCTATCCATTCCCATGGAAGCAGCAAGCTCTCAACTCCCTTGAGAGTAGTTAACACTTTAATCTATTCCGCGGTAGAGATCGGCGATGGCTAACTCTAGGTTAATACTTTGCAGGATCACCCGATCGCCTGTCTCGTAAATAGTCGTTTCCCATATCCCCAGAGAATTACGGCGACGGCATTCCACGCGCTGGATTTCTTGGGAAATTAATACATATTCTTCTAAAGTTTCTATCTGTTGATAATCTTGGAATTTTTCGCCCTTGTCAAAAGCGGCCGTACTGGGGGAAAGCACTTCCGCAATTAGTTTCGGATAGCGTTTCAGATAACGATCTTGGCGATCGCGCGGATCGCAGGTAACAAAAGCATCGGGATAGTAATAAAACTGATCTTGATAGTTAACCTTGACATTACCCGAGTAAAACCGACAGTCTGTAGAGTCGCCGAAATGTTCGTCAATGACTTTGAGAAAATTGAAGGCGATGCGCTCGTGATTATCCGTACCGCCGGCCATCGCATAAACCAAACCACGTCGGTATTCATGACGGATCTGACTCTGGCGCTCGATAGCGAGATATTCTTGGGGACTGATGTAGTTGGGAACTGCGATCATAATCTCTAGGGGAAAGCCTACTATCAATTATAGTACGAGAATGGCTCTCTTATTCTTTGTGTGATAATTTTTGCTTATGGAATCGTGAAATGCTTATCGGGCAAGACTTTTAGGGCTATTTTTACGTTCAGCGAAGCTCAGTCGAGCCGCGGAAGAAACTATCAGTATAGACCTCGTTTCCACACAGAAACCAGAAGAGCCAAATTTCCAATACTCAGTTTAAATTTAGTACAGCTTAACCAGATTACTTGGAGTAGATAAAATCTCTGAAAAGGGGGTTTTAGTCTCAGCCAAAAATTCAGAAATTGTCTCTCCTTTTCAACAACTATTTGATGTTTTGCCTCCACAGGATATGACATTTTTTCCTTCTTAGCTGAAACTGTCTTGCTTAGTATTAAGCCAGCCCCTTATTTAGTTGTAATCCGTGAAGATTTGCAATTCACTTCTCCTTCCACTGGTAAAGATTTAACATGAGAACCTTGAAACTTTTCCATATTGCTGACTCGCCACATAGACAGAGGAAAAGTAATAGCAAATAAACCAAAAACTCCCACTAAAATCCAGACGATATTGTGCATTTTACGAGAGGAAAGTTTTCTAATTTGAACATCCATTTTGTTACCTCCATAAGTTTAAGTTAAGGGTAAATAAGGAAAGATAGGATGCCATGACATAGCGGTGGCGGCAATAATGAGGGCGAAAAACCAAAAGAGAATTGTTTTAGCCTTAATCTTGCGATCTTTCCAGAGATAATGGAGTATAGGCCAACTGATTAACCAGCCAATTAATAACATAGTTTCTTTGCCGGTATAACTGCCAATATTACCCCACATTTTGCTAGGATTTTTACTGCCAGGAATCCAAGACCCTAAATTCCAGAGCAGAGTTTCTACGGTTTTTGTCTGGTCTGCATCGGAAAAATGGTGAGAAACCATCATTAAACAACAACCGATTGCGGCGCTAATAATTGCCGCAGCTGCAGGGCCAGAAGTAGCGGGAGAACGTTTGGCACCTTGGGCTAAACCTTGGGGAAATTGTTGTACAAAAGCCCAGATTTTACCGTACCAAGGGCTATCAACATAGGGTTGTGTCATGAGAGTTGCTCCTATTTTTTAAGAGTTCGTAACTGTGTAAAACCCAAAATTCCCACCGCTAAAAGTCCCATAATGGTGCTAGGTTCGGGTACAGATTCTAGGAGAAAAGCGCGGGTTTCCGTTTCTCCCAATTCATTAGTAAAAGTGCCAAAACCAATAATTTGGCCACGCCCATTAATGCCCGTGGCTTGATTTAAAACCCAACCCGTACCATTAATGACTAAATTATTTAAATCAAATAACTGGCCTTCTTGCCAAAGAGTCGCATGGGCAACTTCACTAGCAAGATTAGAAAAGCCAACAATTTGACCAGATTCGTTAATACTTAAAGCATCGCCTCGCGTACCACCAAGACTGCCTAAATTAATCAAATTGCCGTTATCCCAGAGGAATCCACTAGAGGTTAAAGTGGCTCCTGAACCATTAGTCGCTTGACCAATAACTAAGCCATTTTCGTTAAGATCTCGGGCAAAACTTTGGGCGAATCCGTTGGGAATTCCTAGATTAGTCAGGACAAAATTACCATTGGCATCCTGCTCCCAAAAAGCAGCACTGTAGACATTAGTTCCGTCCACTACACCATCGGAGTCTACATAACCAACGATTTCGGTATTGTCATTAATGGCTAAACCAAAATTTTGATCGCCGTCAAGACTAGGTAAGTTGATGCGCGTACCATCTTCCCAGAAAATAGCGTTTCTTCGATTGGTTTCAAAGATATGATAACCAGCAATCTGATTGCTGTTGTTGATGTCGATAAAATAACTTTCCAGGCCACCAAAGTTATAAATGTTGAGGTCGTAACCCCCGGAACCGTTAGGAGTCCACAATAACGCCCGGTCTGTGGGTCCGGCGGTTTCATCTCCCGCACCGACAATCATCCCTGCGTCATTAATAGAACGAGATAAACCACCGCGACCGGGGAGAGTGACGGGGGTGCCGCCATTAACTGGGCCAGTAAGGGGTAAAGCCGTTATCGTACCGTTTTCCCAGATATAGCCACTAGAAGCGGTATTACCGGCAGTGCGGGAACGACCGACGATTTGACCTTGGTTGTTAATGCTGGCTGCCCTCGTATCCGTACCATCGGGGCTGAGTGTACCCAAGTCGGTGATTTTATACATCGAACCCGCTAGGGCAGGAGACACAGTATGTAAGCCGAAAACAGTGGCTAGAACGAGCGAAAGTTGAATTTTAGTCATTTTTGAGTTGAATCAGCAAATAAGGGTTTACAGAGCCTGAATTTTGGCGACACCGAGGCCGCTAACGAGACCACCCATAGCAAAAAACATCATTGCCATCAGAGCAATGCAAGTGGCTGTTAACACCGGTCGGTTAGCTTTGTCCAAAATTGAGTCGCCGTATTTCCAGAGAATCCAAGTGCAGGCCACGCCTAGGGGTAGGGTAAAAAGGACGCTGAATTCGTGGTATTCCATGAGGACGTATTGACCGAGGGGCGAATTTTCCTTTAGCCATGCCCGCGCACCGCCAAACTCTAAATCGGCCCGATAGCGCATATAGGCTAAATTACCAGTGGCGATCGCTAAAAAAGCGAGGACGGTAGCCCAGAAGGTGAGGGTTCGCATTTGCCGCAAGAGTTTGCTAGAACCTCTTAACAGGGGAAAAGCGAGGTGGCCTGCGTAAACAATGACGACTAGGGCTAATAAAGAGCCAAAACCGTGAATTGTGCCTAACCATCGCTGCCACGGACTCGGATGCAGGAGATTGACGAAGGGCAGGAATAAAAATAAGCCCGCCGAGAGGATTCCTAGCCCATAAACGCAAACGGTGGCGATATCTAGGGTTTTGGGGAAATCTATTTTTTCGGATTCTGTGGGATCAGATAACATCTGCTTCTCCTTGACGATTTGGAAAGAGTAAATGAGAAATTATCTCAATTAAGTCGAACTTTGATCAAAAAAGTCCAGAGAATACCTGTGTCCAACCATCAAAGGATTTTTAGACTCAAGTTGACGCTCAATAACGTCAAGACTAGAATTTAGACATAGACAAAGCTGGCGCTAAATGATTCTAGTAATCACTTAGCCTCAACTATGCACTGCTAAAGGAGCGACTGGCATCGCTTCTTTGGTTTAATCAGGCTCTAGACTAATTTTCTTGTCAACCATTCAGTCTAGGGCTTTTTTTTAGCCAAGTCTAGTATCAACAATATTTTTTAATAGTTGAGAATAATTCTTAACTATTTTGAAGCTAATGCTTAAATCTCTGGCACAATTGATTTTTGATGGTTTAAAAACGCTAAAAATAAGGATTAAGTGGCATAAAATATCCAAATAGACTGTTTAATTGATTACTGTTCCTTCTTAATTCTCCTGGCTACTGGCTGCTGACTCCTAACCAACCAAGATAATTTTTGATTTTTACAAGAGGTCTATTCCTAAGGGTGTCACACTACGGCTATCGGTCTTCTCCCCACTCCCCCCCCGCAACGCTCACGAAGTGGTCTCCCCACTGCGGTAAACTAAATGAGATGATCCACGGGAGTTATGACTATGACCACTCACTTTATTAGTGCCGAAATCGACCTACAGGAAACCCCGCAACAACTGCAGCAAGAAATCGAAAAAGAATTAGCCAAACGGGGTGAACCCTTGCGTTGGGCAATCACAGAAGTGGATAGCGAGAATAATCAAGTCAAAGTCGAAGCGATTGTCACCACTGCCTCGTGAATTCCCGTCCCTATACCGCCGTACTAATTATTCCCACCGGCATCGGGGCCGCGATTGGCGGTTATGCTGGGGATGGCATTCCCGTGGCCAGAGCGATCGCCAAAGTTTGCGATCGCCTAATTACCCATCCCAATGTCCTTAATGGCGCACAACTGTACTGGCCTCTGGACAACACCTATTATGTGGAGGGTTACGCTTTAGATCGTTTTGCCCGGGGGGATTGGGGATTAAGTCCCGTCCATCAAAATCGCATCGGGTTACTATTCGATCGCGCCATTGAATTTGACCTCTTGCAAAGACACCTTCAGGCTGCCGATGCTGTCCGGGCCACCCTAGGCTTAGATCTGACCGATTACGTTATCACCGATGCCCCCTTAAATGTGCAGTTGCGAGAGGCAGCCTCTGGGGCCAGTTGGGGAACAATTGGTAATCCCGACAGCTTGCTGCGGGGAGCAGAAAAACTGATTAACCAGGGCCGGGCGGAAGCGATCGCCATTGTTGCCCGTTTTCCCGACGATCCCGATAGCATTGCCCTGGCTAATTATCGCCATGGTCAGGGGGTGGATCCCCTTGCCGGGGCCGAGGCGGTAATTTCCCATCTGGTGGTCCGACAATTCCAAATACCGGCAGCCCACGCTCCCGCTTTAAGTCCGCTGCCCCTCGATCCGCAACTTTCCCCCAAGGCCGCGGCCGAAGAAATCGGTTATACTTTTTTACCCTGCGTTTTGGTGGGTTTAAGTCGCGCCCCCCAATTGGTCAAGCAGCCCAGTCCCGATGCTATTTGGAGCCGGGAGGTGGACGCGCTGATCGTTCCCGCCAGTGCCTGCGGCTCTAGCACAGTTTTTAGTTTTTGTCAAGAAAAAACTGTACTGATTGCTGTTGGGGAAAATAGTACAAGAATGAAGGTGGCCCCGGAACCTCTAGGGGTGAAAGCAATTAGGGTACACTCGTATATGGAGGCGATCGGTGCGATCGTTTGTCAACGGGCCGGGGTTAACCTAGCATCTCTTCGCCCTACTTTAAACTCTTTACGCTGTTTATCCGAGAATCCGTGACTAATTCCCCTAATTCCGAATTTGATCCCCTGACACGCACACAAGTCCTCACCATTATGGCGGTAACGGCGATTATCTTGCTGGTAGTCGCCAAAGTTTGGCAATATTTCGGTGCGATCGCTATTCCCGCCATTCGCTGGACTCTCCCGGATTTCTTGTTCGGATTAGCCTTAGCGGGGGCAATTAGTGGAATTAGTGGGCTTCTCTATCGTTTTTGGTCTAGTTATCGCCATAGTGCTAACGCTTACTTACAATTAGTCATTAAACCTTTAGCTTGGCCTGATTTAATTTGGATTGGATTACTGCCGGGGTTAAGTGAAGAATTATTATTTCGCGGGGTAATTTTGCCAGCTTTAGGCTTAAATATCTTTGGTTTAACCGTTTCTAGTCTAATTTTTGGTATCCTCCATTTTAGCGGTTCCCAACAATGGCCCTATGTTATCTGGGCAACTGTTGTCGGTTTTGCCCTCGGTTATACCGTCATCATCACCAGTAATTTATTAATCCCGATCCTCGCTCATGTTATCACCAATCTCCTCGCTAGTTTTCTCTGGAAATTACAGCATAGTAATCAGTAATCAGTTATCAGTTATCAGTAATCAGTTATCAGTTATCAGTGGGTAAGTTATCAGTGATCAGATTTGAGTTTTAAGTGAGCAGTATTAAATAGAAGTTTCCTACTGTCTTTTCACTGATTACTGTTTACTGTTCACTGAAAATACTCCCTTCTCCCCAATTTATATTCATAATTCCCACTCCCCCGTCTCCTGTCTCCTGTCTTCTGTCTCCTGTCTCCTGTCTCCTGTCTCCTCTAAAAAATATGCAAGTACAATTTCGCGAATTTAATCCTTTTGATGTCTGGTTTTGGCTGGAATTTTCGACGGTTCCCTCGAATTCAGTTATCAGTAATCAGTTATCAGTTATCAGTGGGTAAGTTATCAGTGATCAGATTTGAGTTTTAAGTGAGCAGTATTAAATAGAAGTTTCCTACTGTCTTTTCACTGATTACTGTTTACTGTTCACTGAAAATACTCCCTTCTCCCCAATTTATATTCATAATTCCCACTCCCCCGTCTCCTGTCTCCTGTCTTCTGTCTCCTGTCTCCTGTCTCCTGTCTCCTCTAAAAAATATGCAAGTACAATTTCGCGAATTTAATCCTTTTGATGTCTGGTTTTGGCTGGAATTTTCGACGGTTCCCTCGAATTCAGTTATCAGTAATCAGTTATCAGTTATCAGTGGGTAAGTTATCAGTGATCAGATTTGAGTTTTAAGTGAGCAGTATTAAATAGAAGTTTCCTACTGTCTTTTCACTGATTACTGTTTACTGTTCACTGAAAATACTCCCTTCTCCCCAATTTATATTCATAATTCCCACTCCCCCGTCTCCTGTCTCCTGTCTTCTGTCTCCTGTCTCCTGTCTCCTGTCTCCTCTAAAAAATATGCAAGTACAATTTCGCGAATTTAATCCTTTTGATGTCTGGTTTTGGCTGGAATTTTCGACGGTTCCCTCGAATTCAGTTATCAGTAATCAGTTATCAGTTATCAGTGGGTAAGTTATCAGTGATCAGATTTGAGTTTTAAGTGAGCAGTATTAAATAGAAGTTTCCTACTGTCTTTTCACTGATTACTGTTTACTGTTCACTGAAAATACTCCCTTCTCCCCAATTTATATTCATAATTCCCACTCCCCCGTCTCCTGTCTCCTGTCTTCTGTCTCCTGTCTCCTGTCTCCTGTCTCCTCTAAAAAATATGCAAGTACAATTTCGCGAATTTAATCCTTTTGATGTCTGGTTTTGGCTGGAATTTTCGACGGTTCCCTCGAATTCAGTTATCAGTAATCAGTTATCAGTTATCAGTGGGTAAGTTATCAGTGATCAGATTTGAGTTTTAAGTGAGCAGTATTAAATAGAAGTTTCCTACTGTCTTTTCACTGATTACTGTTTACTGTTCACTGAAAATACTCCCTTCTCCCCAATTTATATTCATAATTCCCACTCCCCCGTCTCCTGTCTCCTGTCTTCTGTCTCCTGTCTCCTGTCTCCTGTCTCCTCTAAAAAATATGCAAGTACAATTTCGCGAATTTAATCCTTTTGATGTCTGGTTTTGGCTGGAATTTTCGACGGTTCCCTCGAATTCAGTTATCAGTAATCAGTTATCAGTTATCAGTGGGTAAGTTATCAGTGATCAGATTTGAGTTTTAAGTGAGCAGTATTAAATAGAAGTTTCCTACTGTCTTTTCACTGATTACTGTTTACTGTTCACTGAAAATACTCCCTTCTCCCCAATTTATATTCATAATTCCCACTCCCCCGTCTCCTGTCTCCTGTCTTCTGTCTCCTGTCTCCTGTCTCCTGTCTCCTCTAAAAAATATGCAAGTACAATTTCGCGAATTTAATCCTTTTGATGTCTGGTTTTGGCTGGAATTTTCGACGGTTCCCTCGAATTCAGTTATCAGTAATCAGTTATCAGTTATCAGTGGGTAAGTTATCAGTGATCAGATTTGAGTTTTAAGTGAGCAGTATTAAATAGAAGTTTCCTACTGTCTTTTCACTGATTACTGTTTACTGTTCACTGAAAATACTCCCTTCTCCCCAATTTATATTCATAATTCCCACTCCCCCGTCTCCTGTCTCCTGTCTTCTGTCTCCTGTCTCCTGTCTCCTGTCTCCTCTAAAAAATATGCAAGTACAATTTCGCGAATTTAATCCTTTTGATGTCTGGTTTTGGCTGGAATTTTCGACGGTTCCCTCGAATTCAGTTATCAGTAATCAGTTATCAGTTATCAGTGGGTAAGTTATCAGTGATCAGATTTGAGTTTTAAGTGAGCAGTATTAAATAGAA contains the following coding sequences:
- a CDS encoding sulfite exporter TauE/SafE family protein produces the protein MADNYLILLITGVFSGLLAGLFGIGGGTISVAILLNLGHSYGESVATSSLAIVFTSLGGTLQNWRLGSLKWQRVLLLGLPGIFTAFIGVYLVKYSPKHLLEAAFGCFLLLNIYLTNLKQNLSQKEPVSAIRLNPNLACLLTGGIAGFLAGIFGIGGGAIMVPLQMIFLAEKIKIAIVTSLGVVLLNSIAACFAHAQASYILYLQGIILGIGGSLGVQVTTRFLPKLPDRLVRITFYIFLLLMAIYFFIRACS
- a CDS encoding Uma2 family endonuclease — translated: MIAVPNYISPQEYLAIERQSQIRHEYRRGLVYAMAGGTDNHERIAFNFLKVIDEHFGDSTDCRFYSGNVKVNYQDQFYYYPDAFVTCDPRDRQDRYLKRYPKLIAEVLSPSTAAFDKGEKFQDYQQIETLEEYVLISQEIQRVECRRRNSLGIWETTIYETGDRVILQSINLELAIADLYRGID
- a CDS encoding CPBP family intramembrane glutamic endopeptidase, whose protein sequence is MTNSPNSEFDPLTRTQVLTIMAVTAIILLVVAKVWQYFGAIAIPAIRWTLPDFLFGLALAGAISGISGLLYRFWSSYRHSANAYLQLVIKPLAWPDLIWIGLLPGLSEELLFRGVILPALGLNIFGLTVSSLIFGILHFSGSQQWPYVIWATVVGFALGYTVIITSNLLIPILAHVITNLLASFLWKLQHSNQ
- a CDS encoding PEP-CTERM sorting domain-containing protein, giving the protein MTKIQLSLVLATVFGLHTVSPALAGSMYKITDLGTLSPDGTDTRAASINNQGQIVGRSRTAGNTASSGYIWENGTITALPLTGPVNGGTPVTLPGRGGLSRSINDAGMIVGAGDETAGPTDRALLWTPNGSGGYDLNIYNFGGLESYFIDINNSNQIAGYHIFETNRRNAIFWEDGTRINLPSLDGDQNFGLAINDNTEIVGYVDSDGVVDGTNVYSAAFWEQDANGNFVLTNLGIPNGFAQSFARDLNENGLVIGQATNGSGATLTSSGFLWDNGNLINLGSLGGTRGDALSINESGQIVGFSNLASEVAHATLWQEGQLFDLNNLVINGTGWVLNQATGINGRGQIIGFGTFTNELGETETRAFLLESVPEPSTIMGLLAVGILGFTQLRTLKK
- a CDS encoding DUF3326 domain-containing protein encodes the protein MNSRPYTAVLIIPTGIGAAIGGYAGDGIPVARAIAKVCDRLITHPNVLNGAQLYWPLDNTYYVEGYALDRFARGDWGLSPVHQNRIGLLFDRAIEFDLLQRHLQAADAVRATLGLDLTDYVITDAPLNVQLREAASGASWGTIGNPDSLLRGAEKLINQGRAEAIAIVARFPDDPDSIALANYRHGQGVDPLAGAEAVISHLVVRQFQIPAAHAPALSPLPLDPQLSPKAAAEEIGYTFLPCVLVGLSRAPQLVKQPSPDAIWSREVDALIVPASACGSSTVFSFCQEKTVLIAVGENSTRMKVAPEPLGVKAIRVHSYMEAIGAIVCQRAGVNLASLRPTLNSLRCLSENP